One stretch of Pedobacter riviphilus DNA includes these proteins:
- a CDS encoding glycoside hydrolase domain-containing protein: MIKLLIWGMKYLFLLCFLGFYLTTGAQNKPNANIDWSKINPGLQVSFASSNIRYAKEAPPEITVQKAWTTKAWKGEKINTQVLLWSAEASKSIKIQVSDLKDTQGNVLKKENISSGFLKYVITDEFKDGCGYRKAKDFDSSYVADIIDTKTAAIGLLKNNTQPLWLSIKVPANAKAGSYSGQIKVIGNKEQELQITIQVLDRTLPLPANGSTI; the protein is encoded by the coding sequence ATGATCAAATTACTAATTTGGGGGATGAAATATCTATTCTTACTCTGTTTCTTAGGTTTTTATTTAACCACGGGGGCCCAAAACAAGCCTAATGCCAATATCGACTGGAGTAAAATTAATCCTGGGTTACAGGTTAGTTTTGCCTCTTCAAATATCCGTTATGCGAAAGAAGCTCCTCCTGAAATAACAGTACAGAAAGCATGGACAACAAAAGCATGGAAAGGAGAAAAGATAAACACCCAGGTATTATTGTGGAGCGCTGAAGCATCAAAATCAATCAAAATACAGGTTTCTGACCTGAAAGATACGCAAGGAAATGTGTTAAAAAAAGAAAACATTAGCAGCGGTTTTTTAAAATATGTAATTACTGATGAATTTAAAGACGGTTGTGGTTACAGAAAAGCAAAAGATTTCGATTCTTCTTACGTAGCCGACATTATAGATACTAAAACCGCAGCCATAGGCCTGCTAAAAAATAATACGCAACCCCTTTGGTTAAGCATAAAGGTACCGGCAAACGCTAAAGCAGGCAGCTATTCGGGCCAGATTAAAGTTATTGGCAATAAAGAACAGGAATTACAAATTACTATTCAGGTATTAGACAGAACGCTACCCCTGCCAGCAAATGGAAGTACGATTTAG
- a CDS encoding DUF4091 domain-containing protein yields the protein MRQNATPASKWKYDLDLWQHPQAIARVHKVQTWSAEHFSLMKEYYQMLANAGQKTITASIVNEPWGHQTFDDYPSLVKWTKKKDGSWKYDYSLFDKYIAFVMECGITDRINCYSMVPWKIAFTYYDENLGQEAVLKDAIGSEAYNRFWKTMLVDFTAHLKQKGWFSKTYIAMDERPMEAMKAVIKLLKETDKDWKIALAGDYHGEIEGDIDNYCIASKWDFPAEVLQKRQQQGKISTWYTCCTEPYPNAFTFSSPAEQVWMGWYSANKTLDGYVRWAYNSWTKNPLVDSRFTAWPAGDTYQIYPGPLSSVRFEKLIEGAQDFEKISLLKAQYAANKNTKQLNALNSALATFDIKLLATTSADEMLKKVKDLLND from the coding sequence ATTAGACAGAACGCTACCCCTGCCAGCAAATGGAAGTACGATTTAGATCTTTGGCAACACCCGCAAGCCATTGCGCGGGTACACAAGGTTCAAACCTGGAGTGCCGAACATTTCTCATTAATGAAAGAATACTACCAAATGCTGGCCAATGCAGGGCAAAAAACAATAACAGCCAGTATTGTAAACGAACCTTGGGGTCATCAAACATTTGACGACTATCCGAGTTTGGTTAAATGGACCAAAAAAAAGGATGGTAGCTGGAAATACGATTATAGCTTATTTGATAAATACATAGCTTTTGTAATGGAATGTGGAATTACAGATCGTATAAACTGCTATAGCATGGTGCCCTGGAAAATTGCGTTCACCTATTATGATGAAAATCTTGGGCAAGAAGCTGTGCTTAAAGATGCGATTGGATCTGAAGCTTATAATCGTTTTTGGAAGACCATGTTAGTTGATTTCACTGCGCATTTAAAACAAAAAGGATGGTTCTCCAAAACTTATATCGCCATGGACGAAAGGCCCATGGAAGCCATGAAGGCGGTTATAAAATTACTGAAAGAAACAGATAAAGATTGGAAAATTGCGCTTGCGGGTGATTATCATGGTGAGATAGAAGGCGATATTGATAACTATTGTATTGCTTCTAAATGGGATTTCCCTGCTGAGGTACTGCAAAAGCGCCAGCAACAAGGCAAAATTAGTACCTGGTATACTTGCTGCACTGAACCCTATCCAAATGCATTCACCTTCTCTTCTCCAGCAGAACAAGTTTGGATGGGCTGGTACTCGGCAAATAAAACCCTTGATGGATATGTAAGATGGGCTTATAACAGTTGGACAAAAAATCCACTGGTTGACAGTCGTTTTACTGCTTGGCCAGCTGGCGACACCTATCAGATTTACCCTGGTCCATTAAGTTCTGTGAGGTTTGAAAAGCTTATTGAAGGCGCACAGGATTTTGAAAAAATTTCGCTGTTGAAAGCTCAGTATGCAGCCAATAAAAACACAAAACAACTTAATGCACTCAATAGTGCATTGGCAACTTTCGACATTAAGTTATTGGCAACCACTTCAGCAGATGAAATGTTGAAAAAAGTAAAAGACCTGTTAAATGACTAA
- a CDS encoding glycosyl hydrolase family 95 catalytic domain-containing protein, with amino-acid sequence MKTKITIVLFLLCFSVTSFAQLLKPYNLSFPKLANRWDEAMPLGNGMLGVLIWGKNNKLRLSLDRADLWDERKALDITKLNFKWVEEQVHQNNYAAVQKIGDEPYDNSPYPTKLPAAAMEFDIAKLGKVLSNELDIETALNTVKFENGTVFNCYIHAEQQRGYFSFENLKSTAIIPNLIVHNYANNLIEKGDNSHAGEGLQKLGYEKGTVANTINSIRYRQPTYEGHYYEVLVQWKTMANGNVIGSWTISNDKAAKLPVISSTAKEPTGWDSHIKWWKDFWNKSNISVPDQLIQKQYYLEMYKLGCVARKGAPAITLQAVWTADNGSLPPWKGDFHNDLNTQLSYWPTYTANHLAEGSTFTDWLWKIKEKNLDYTKQYFGVNGLNVPGVVTLNGDPMGGWIQYSLSPTVSAWTSQHFYWQWKYSMDKRFLKTRAYPYICEAATYLENITRLKDGKRSLPLSSSPEYNDNSIKAWFLNWTNYDLSLAKFLFKAAAEVSMAKGKIDESKHWAEVLKQLPDYEINETGFTIAPGSNLTGSHRHFSQYMAIYPLDLLDVNRAQDKTIIDNSLKRLEEIGTREWCGYSFSWMASIYARAYQADKAAKQLEIFASNFCSANSFHLNGDQKGGQYSGFTYRPFTLEGNFAFAQGVQELLLQSRNGYIQVFPAVPQSWKDVAFNNLRAEGAFLVSGNKENGVPTKITVYAERKGLLRIKLPFKTYVVRDLPTESVKMGDDGIVEVNLKKQQTIVFENGYE; translated from the coding sequence ATGAAAACTAAAATTACAATTGTTTTATTCCTCCTGTGCTTTTCTGTCACAAGCTTTGCACAATTATTAAAACCGTATAATCTTTCTTTTCCTAAACTCGCTAACAGGTGGGATGAAGCCATGCCTCTTGGGAATGGTATGTTAGGCGTTTTAATCTGGGGGAAGAACAATAAACTCCGCCTTTCATTAGACCGGGCAGATCTGTGGGATGAACGTAAAGCGCTGGATATCACAAAGCTTAATTTTAAGTGGGTAGAAGAGCAGGTTCACCAAAATAATTACGCAGCCGTTCAAAAAATAGGCGATGAACCTTATGATAACAGTCCGTATCCAACCAAATTGCCTGCCGCGGCAATGGAATTTGATATTGCGAAGCTAGGTAAAGTATTGTCGAACGAATTGGATATTGAAACGGCCTTAAATACCGTAAAATTCGAAAATGGTACTGTTTTTAACTGTTACATCCATGCGGAGCAGCAACGGGGATATTTTAGTTTCGAAAATCTTAAATCTACGGCAATCATACCTAACTTGATTGTGCATAATTATGCCAATAATTTGATAGAAAAAGGCGATAACAGCCATGCAGGAGAAGGTTTGCAGAAACTGGGCTATGAAAAAGGAACAGTCGCCAATACTATAAATAGTATCCGTTACCGTCAGCCTACTTACGAAGGTCATTATTATGAGGTGTTGGTTCAATGGAAAACAATGGCGAATGGCAATGTAATCGGCTCCTGGACCATTAGTAATGATAAAGCTGCAAAATTACCTGTCATTTCTTCAACTGCGAAAGAGCCTACCGGCTGGGATTCTCATATCAAATGGTGGAAGGATTTCTGGAATAAATCGAATATCTCTGTTCCCGATCAGCTAATTCAAAAACAATACTATTTAGAAATGTACAAGTTAGGGTGTGTAGCCAGAAAAGGTGCGCCAGCCATAACTTTACAAGCCGTTTGGACAGCCGATAATGGCAGTTTACCACCTTGGAAAGGCGATTTTCATAATGATTTGAATACCCAATTGAGTTATTGGCCAACATATACCGCTAACCACCTGGCAGAGGGGAGCACTTTTACCGATTGGCTATGGAAGATCAAAGAAAAGAACCTTGATTATACCAAACAATATTTTGGTGTTAATGGCTTAAATGTACCAGGTGTGGTTACCTTAAATGGCGATCCGATGGGTGGATGGATCCAGTATTCACTTTCGCCAACCGTAAGCGCATGGACCTCGCAACATTTTTATTGGCAGTGGAAATATAGCATGGATAAAAGGTTTCTTAAAACCAGGGCTTATCCATACATCTGCGAAGCAGCAACCTATCTGGAGAACATTACAAGATTGAAGGATGGCAAACGTTCACTGCCTTTAAGCTCTAGTCCTGAGTATAACGATAACAGCATAAAAGCTTGGTTTTTAAACTGGACCAACTATGATTTATCGTTAGCTAAATTCTTATTTAAAGCCGCAGCCGAAGTAAGCATGGCAAAGGGTAAAATAGACGAAAGTAAACATTGGGCAGAAGTACTAAAGCAATTACCGGATTATGAAATAAATGAAACTGGTTTTACCATTGCACCCGGATCTAATTTAACGGGCTCCCACAGGCATTTTTCGCAATATATGGCCATATATCCGCTCGATTTATTAGATGTTAACCGCGCGCAAGATAAAACCATTATTGATAATTCGTTAAAACGCTTAGAAGAAATAGGTACAAGGGAATGGTGTGGTTATTCTTTTAGCTGGATGGCTTCTATATACGCAAGGGCTTACCAAGCCGATAAGGCCGCAAAACAATTAGAAATTTTTGCTTCAAATTTTTGCTCTGCAAATAGTTTTCACTTAAACGGCGATCAAAAAGGAGGGCAGTACTCTGGCTTTACCTACCGTCCGTTTACCTTAGAGGGTAATTTTGCCTTTGCACAGGGCGTTCAGGAGCTTTTATTACAGAGTAGAAATGGTTACATACAGGTATTTCCGGCTGTACCACAAAGCTGGAAAGATGTTGCTTTTAATAACCTGCGTGCAGAAGGCGCCTTTTTAGTAAGTGGAAATAAAGAAAACGGTGTGCCAACAAAGATAACCGTATATGCAGAAAGAAAGGGTTTACTTAGAATTAAACTGCCTTTTAAAACCTATGTGGTAAGAGATTTACCGACTGAAAGTGTAAAAATGGGCGATGATGGAATTGTTGAAGTAAACCTAAAAAAACAACAAACTATTGTTTTTGAAAACGGTTACGAATAA
- the holA gene encoding DNA polymerase III subunit delta, translating into MTAAEIIKDIKARKFKPVYLLHGEESYYIDQVTDYIEDKLLNDAEKGFNQTVLYGKDTDMATVLGAAKRYPMMSDYQVVIVKEAQDLKWGKEDASSKEGEFVLNYFEKPLPSTILVLAFKYANFDKRKKIYKAISKSGLIFQSDPVRDYKLVPWIEEFIKDKGYKIDQQASALMAEYLGTDLSKIANEIEKLMLNVPKEVTINTDLVQKNIGISKEYNVFELQKALAIRDVLKCNKIINYFASNPKANPTVMVLANLGGYFTKLLKYHYIPNKADAASALGVPPFFIKDYEVAARNYNTGKVFQVIGLLREYDLKSKGLDSTGNVDDGELLKELVFKIVH; encoded by the coding sequence ATGACTGCTGCCGAAATTATTAAAGATATCAAAGCCCGAAAATTCAAACCTGTGTATTTGCTGCACGGCGAAGAATCTTACTATATCGATCAAGTAACAGATTATATTGAAGATAAATTGCTGAATGATGCCGAAAAAGGCTTCAACCAGACAGTTTTATATGGCAAAGATACCGATATGGCAACGGTTTTGGGTGCTGCAAAGCGATACCCAATGATGTCTGATTACCAGGTAGTAATTGTTAAAGAGGCACAGGATTTAAAGTGGGGCAAAGAAGATGCGAGCAGCAAAGAGGGCGAATTTGTGCTCAATTATTTTGAAAAGCCTTTACCGAGTACCATATTGGTTTTGGCCTTTAAGTATGCGAACTTCGATAAACGAAAAAAAATCTATAAGGCCATTAGTAAAAGTGGGTTGATTTTTCAGTCAGATCCTGTCCGCGATTATAAACTGGTACCCTGGATCGAGGAATTTATTAAAGATAAAGGTTACAAGATCGATCAGCAGGCATCGGCTTTAATGGCCGAATATTTAGGAACCGACCTTTCTAAAATTGCCAATGAGATCGAAAAATTAATGCTCAATGTTCCAAAAGAAGTAACCATTAATACCGATCTGGTTCAGAAAAACATAGGCATTAGTAAAGAATATAACGTTTTCGAATTGCAGAAGGCACTGGCCATCCGCGATGTGCTGAAATGCAATAAAATTATCAATTACTTCGCCAGCAACCCTAAAGCCAATCCAACAGTAATGGTTTTGGCCAATTTAGGTGGTTACTTTACTAAACTTCTAAAATACCATTATATCCCAAACAAGGCCGATGCCGCATCAGCTTTGGGCGTGCCTCCATTCTTTATTAAAGATTATGAGGTAGCAGCAAGAAATTACAACACCGGAAAAGTTTTTCAGGTGATCGGGTTACTCCGCGAATACGATTTAAAAAGCAAAGGTTTAGATAGTACCGGAAATGTTGATGATGGAGAACTCTTAAAGGAACTCGTTTTCAAAATTGTGCACTAG
- a CDS encoding type I restriction enzyme HsdR N-terminal domain-containing protein has translation MFNPTPLNLPPYPFKITQKDNVVFIFDEIRKKHLVLTPEEWVRQHFIQNLILEKKFPRTLIQIEGGLVLNQLQKRSDILVYNTAGEKLMLIECKAPKVKITQSVFEQASRYNSIHQAKWIVLTNGLQHVYAKMDLEKGKFNFVQEMPEYFGL, from the coding sequence ATATTTAACCCTACCCCGCTTAACCTGCCGCCCTATCCATTTAAAATTACCCAAAAGGATAATGTAGTTTTTATTTTCGATGAGATCAGGAAGAAACACCTGGTACTTACGCCAGAAGAATGGGTGCGCCAGCATTTTATACAAAACCTGATTTTGGAAAAAAAATTCCCACGTACATTGATCCAGATTGAAGGTGGTTTGGTGTTAAACCAATTGCAAAAAAGGAGCGATATTTTGGTTTACAATACGGCTGGCGAAAAACTGATGTTAATTGAATGTAAGGCACCCAAGGTAAAGATTACACAATCGGTTTTCGAACAGGCATCGCGGTATAATTCGATACACCAGGCGAAATGGATTGTGTTAACCAATGGTTTGCAGCATGTTTATGCCAAGATGGACCTGGAGAAAGGGAAGTTTAACTTCGTACAGGAAATGCCTGAATATTTTGGATTATAG
- a CDS encoding Gfo/Idh/MocA family protein, protein MHRRSFVKHTTLLGSGLLLGNQGFANLVADEIINVAMIGCGDRGKGVLSVIKSMPAKYKIKAYCDLLDFRLKETEKYVPADAKAIKDYHKVLDDKTIHAVFIATPLSEHFRIAKDAVLAGKHVYVEKTMTYNIDQALELKKLVKQYPNQVFQVGYQYRYSPLYFKVKDMVQSGYLGKVSQIDCRWDRNGNWRRAVPDPALERKINWRMYKEYSGGLAAELLSHQIDFINWAFETQPDEIMGSGGIDVFKDGRETYDNIQAILRYNEKGMIGNFGATCGNAHDGYLFKIKGTKGSVSLLTNTGLFYPEESAKKELGIVDGVTGATKIVVNKDGGIPILDKPTIDGTNYALDEFYKSITTKKEPASNINTGTQAAICVAMCNEAIYSGNKQVWKTEYSV, encoded by the coding sequence ATGCATCGTCGATCTTTTGTAAAACATACCACTTTGTTAGGCTCTGGTTTACTTTTGGGTAACCAGGGCTTTGCTAATTTAGTGGCTGATGAAATTATTAATGTGGCCATGATTGGTTGTGGCGATCGTGGCAAAGGCGTTTTGTCGGTAATTAAATCAATGCCAGCAAAGTATAAAATTAAAGCTTATTGCGATTTACTCGATTTTAGGCTTAAGGAAACCGAAAAGTATGTTCCTGCTGATGCAAAGGCCATAAAAGATTACCACAAAGTTTTGGACGATAAAACCATTCATGCGGTTTTTATTGCCACACCATTAAGCGAGCATTTCAGAATTGCAAAAGATGCGGTACTGGCTGGTAAACATGTGTACGTAGAAAAAACCATGACTTATAATATTGACCAGGCGCTCGAACTTAAAAAACTGGTAAAACAATATCCTAATCAGGTTTTTCAGGTGGGATATCAATACCGTTATTCGCCCCTATATTTTAAGGTGAAAGACATGGTACAAAGTGGTTATTTGGGTAAGGTTAGCCAGATCGATTGCCGTTGGGACCGTAATGGTAATTGGCGCAGGGCGGTGCCAGATCCGGCTTTAGAGCGTAAAATCAACTGGCGCATGTATAAGGAATATTCTGGCGGATTAGCTGCCGAACTTTTATCGCACCAGATTGACTTTATCAATTGGGCCTTCGAAACGCAACCTGATGAAATTATGGGATCGGGTGGGATAGATGTGTTTAAAGACGGACGCGAAACTTATGATAATATTCAGGCCATTTTGCGTTATAACGAAAAAGGAATGATTGGCAACTTTGGGGCTACTTGTGGCAATGCGCATGATGGATATCTGTTTAAAATAAAAGGTACAAAAGGTTCGGTCTCTTTGCTTACCAATACCGGGTTATTTTATCCCGAAGAAAGTGCTAAAAAAGAATTAGGTATTGTTGATGGGGTAACTGGAGCTACAAAAATTGTGGTAAATAAAGATGGGGGCATCCCGATTTTAGATAAACCCACTATAGATGGTACAAATTATGCCTTAGATGAGTTTTATAAATCGATAACAACCAAGAAAGAACCCGCATCGAATATCAATACCGGAACCCAGGCGGCCATATGTGTAGCCATGTGTAACGAAGCCATTTATAGCGGGAATAAACAGGTTTGGAAGACGGAATATAGTGTTTAG
- a CDS encoding 3-keto-disaccharide hydrolase, with amino-acid sequence MLNFKKYSILALSLISLSAAAQKTKPLFDGKTLTGWKAVAGAAPYKVEDGMIVGTMTKGTPNSFLITEKEYGDFILELDVKLEGETTNSGVQTRSHIKPEGNNGKGLVFGRQMEIDPTPRAWTGGIYDEARRLWLYPLELNPSAKPLYKKNEFNHYKIECIGNETKTWVNGTPVAYVIDTLDKSGFIGLQVHGIGNNLENDGKRVYFKNINIQTEGLKAKAFPKGIYTVNLTPNTLSAYEKSEGYKLLFDGKSNAGWVGAYKTTFPAKGWKIADGVISVEPSGGAESTNGGDIVTKDEYAAFDLSFEFKLTPGANSGVKYFVTLSEKNTGSAIGLEYQVLDDVLHPDAKLGRDGNRTLASLYDLITSKKEARYLRPIGSWNNGRVVVYPNNKVEHYLNGVKVLEYTRGSEEFKKLVAISKYKDWKNFGEAPKGHILLQDHGNKVDFRTIKIKNL; translated from the coding sequence ATGTTAAATTTCAAAAAATATAGTATTCTAGCGCTTTCGCTAATCAGCTTATCAGCTGCTGCTCAAAAAACAAAACCATTATTTGACGGTAAAACACTTACCGGTTGGAAAGCCGTTGCAGGTGCTGCTCCTTACAAGGTTGAAGATGGAATGATTGTGGGAACAATGACCAAAGGCACACCAAATTCATTCTTAATTACCGAAAAAGAATATGGCGATTTCATTTTAGAACTTGATGTGAAACTAGAAGGCGAAACCACCAACTCGGGGGTGCAAACACGTAGTCATATTAAACCAGAAGGAAACAATGGCAAAGGATTGGTTTTTGGCAGGCAGATGGAAATAGACCCTACACCGCGGGCTTGGACTGGTGGCATTTACGACGAAGCCAGAAGATTGTGGCTTTATCCTTTAGAGCTTAATCCATCTGCAAAACCGTTGTATAAAAAGAATGAGTTTAATCACTACAAAATTGAATGTATTGGTAACGAAACCAAAACCTGGGTAAATGGAACACCTGTTGCCTACGTAATCGATACCTTAGATAAATCTGGGTTTATTGGCTTACAGGTTCACGGTATTGGCAATAACCTCGAGAACGATGGTAAGAGGGTTTATTTCAAAAATATTAACATCCAAACAGAAGGGTTAAAAGCCAAGGCTTTTCCAAAAGGAATTTATACGGTTAATTTAACTCCGAATACTTTATCTGCCTACGAAAAATCGGAAGGTTATAAGCTATTGTTCGATGGCAAAAGCAATGCAGGTTGGGTTGGTGCTTATAAAACTACTTTCCCTGCCAAAGGGTGGAAAATTGCCGATGGCGTAATCAGCGTTGAACCATCTGGAGGTGCTGAATCGACCAATGGCGGCGATATTGTGACCAAAGATGAATATGCTGCTTTTGATTTATCGTTCGAATTTAAGCTAACACCTGGAGCCAATAGCGGTGTAAAATATTTTGTTACCTTAAGCGAAAAAAATACGGGTTCTGCCATCGGACTTGAGTATCAGGTTTTAGATGACGTATTACATCCGGATGCAAAATTAGGCAGAGATGGAAACCGTACTTTAGCATCTTTATATGATTTAATAACTTCGAAAAAAGAAGCCCGTTACCTGCGCCCAATCGGCAGTTGGAACAATGGCCGTGTGGTGGTGTACCCAAATAACAAAGTGGAACACTATTTAAATGGGGTTAAAGTGTTAGAATATACACGTGGCTCTGAAGAGTTTAAAAAATTGGTTGCCATCAGCAAGTATAAAGATTGGAAAAACTTTGGTGAAGCACCAAAAGGACATATCCTATTGCAGGACCATGGAAATAAGGTGGATTTTAGGACCATTAAAATCAAAAATTTATAA